CGgcctttatttattatttatttatttatttattttatttataatatttcttccttcttccctGTGGTCCAAGTCTTCACTGCACCTTCGTCGCTACTTCCttggcttcttcttctctctctgaACTCTCATTCTTCATCTCCGCTGGAAGACTTCTGGTTGGGCTTCTGCGCCTGTATGTATCTGATCGGTTAGTCCTCTGCtgcttcttttttgttttcccttcAGCAATCTGTCTATTTATGGATATTCTTCATCGATTCTTCGACTTTCCGAATCTGGTATTCCAACTTCGGGAGCTGTGTACTGATTTCATGTTTAACTTCGCAAATCGCCCGAAGGTTGGTGGATTTGAGAGTTTTTGCTGTGTTTCTGATTGTATTCGCTGTGGAGGGAGTAGATTTTGAGTGNttttttttttttttttttttttttttttttttttttttttttttttttttgttattgtgAAATTGTGAGTTGCAGTTTGGTGGCTGTGGAAATCTGGTAAAGATccaattggaattggaatgttatgagtttcttcttcttcttcttcttttttcattctaaaGGGGGAGGAAAGCTTGgagaattttgatttgatcggttgagttagtggaatgaACCTTTTTATGATATGGaatcttaatttgatttgttatTTCATCGATTTTGCAATTTTGTGCTTGCTTATGATTTTGAGCGTGATTGGTACTGTTTGTAGTTTTTAGTGTCTTGGTCTAACAGGCTTTGAACATCGTCTTTTGGATTGTATCTTATGAATTTGCGGAGGGAGGAAATTCCTTGGTTGATGGATGTTCCTCTCGTTCTGCTACTGAAGTTTTTGTACTATAAATTTCTATCAAGTTAATTAATGTTTatggttttcttcttcccctaCAGAATAAGGGATGTGGTTGTGAGCTTCTTAAAcatcttaattttcaaattgtgGAAAGATGGTTTCAGAATCTTGGTTTCGCAGTCTGTGGAAGCCTCAGAGAAAGCGTGATTCCAGCACGCAGAAGGTTGTTATTGGAGTATTGGCATTTGAAATTGCTAGCTTGATGTCCAGGTTGGTTCATCTATGGCATTCTTTGAGCGATAAGCAAATTAGGAGGTTGAGGGAAGATATAACTAATTCATTGGGCATAAAGAAGCTTGTGTCGGACGACGATGAATATATTGTACGTTTAATATGCGCAGAGATGACGGAGAATTTAGCTCATGTGGCTAAATCTGTTGCCAGGCTTGGGAAGAAATGCAGTGATCCTAGTTTAAAAGTCTTTGAGCATGTTTTTGATGAGTTACTTCAAATTGGTGCTGATCCCTATTGTTGGATATACTCATGGAAGAAGATggaaaagaaagtgaaaaagatGGAGACCTTTATTTCAGTCAATGCAAACTTGTATCAGGAAATGGAGATGCTTGTAGAACTCGAGCAAACTTTCAGGAGGATGAAGGTTAACGATGGCACATGTTCAGTGAACCTAGCTGATTTTCGAAAGAAGGTCGAATGGAAGCAGCAGGAAGTGAAAAATCTGCGAGATATGTCACTTTGGAGAAGGACCTATGATTACACAATTCTTCTTCTAGCTAGATCCATATTCACAATATTCAGTAGGATCAAACATGTGTTCGGAATCGAGCAGAGCGCAGGGATTGATGAAACAAATGATTCACGAGATATGAATTCCGACTATATAGCACGTAGTCAATCAGTTTCGTCACTAATGCAATCCATGGTCCATCCCTCTGAGAACGGACTTACTAAATTTGCATCAGGTCCTCTGAAGAGGTTTACAACTAAATCTGGGCCGATTTCGAAAACAGCTAAGCcgaataatttttattcagGTCCTCTTGGCAGCTCTGTTACAAAATCAGGTCCTATTTTCGGCCCTGTTTCTGGAACAAATAGAAACTTCAACTCTTATTCGGGTCCTCTCACAAGTTCAACGATAAGATCA
This genomic window from Cucurbita pepo subsp. pepo cultivar mu-cu-16 chromosome LG01, ASM280686v2, whole genome shotgun sequence contains:
- the LOC111809737 gene encoding uncharacterized protein LOC111809737; protein product: MVSESWFRSLWKPQRKRDSSTQKVVIGVLAFEIASLMSRLVHLWHSLSDKQIRRLREDITNSLGIKKLVSDDDEYIVRLICAEMTENLAHVAKSVARLGKKCSDPSLKVFEHVFDELLQIGADPYCWIYSWKKMEKKVKKMETFISVNANLYQEMEMLVELEQTFRRMKVNDGTCSVNLADFRKKVEWKQQEVKNLRDMSLWRRTYDYTILLLARSIFTIFSRIKHVFGIEQSAGIDETNDSRDMNSDYIARSQSVSSLMQSMVHPSENGLTKFASGPLKRFTTKSGPISKTAKPNNFYSGPLGSSVTKSGPIFGPVSGTNRNFNSYSGPLTSSTIRSGPVSGIDHKTNHKNWFAGGYSSLFNGKKSHQKPNRLTQVGPFKGCMMSGPSSTVTNCHISSNGHHSQLINGAKDAGKIVDPCNKANPCRELLGTKCRLLDAPPETLGGAALALHYANVIIVIEKLAASPHLIGLDARDDLYNMLPAKVRASLRAALKPYAKILASSTYDTGLAVEWNDAIAGILEWLAPLAHNMVRWQSERSFEQQNFVSRTNMLLVQTLFFANQEKTEVIITELLVGLNYLWRFGREHNAKALNECASSRIHDENLDIVG